The Methanomassiliicoccales archaeon genome has a segment encoding these proteins:
- a CDS encoding Mov34/MPN/PAD-1 family protein, protein MKRAPVILGGKDMEVEEMPPPSSERTLPHKWLPEEGRPLYSEKEGAEMFLFKTAEEKVRNHALSKVKEGLEVMGFLLGEVFTFEGREYTVVRDVATTDLEATSVSVRFDPEGFETLFASLECARFRYVLVGWYHSHPGHRCFLSSTDIATQSGMFDRPYHTALVVDPIHREMDAFCLKKGEVRRRKFMVYWDEFQNPYYGESVRSRKLSD, encoded by the coding sequence TTGAAGCGTGCGCCGGTCATCCTCGGAGGGAAGGACATGGAGGTGGAGGAGATGCCCCCGCCCTCGTCCGAGCGAACCCTGCCTCACAAGTGGCTGCCCGAGGAGGGCCGTCCCCTATATTCAGAAAAAGAGGGGGCGGAGATGTTCCTGTTCAAGACGGCGGAGGAGAAGGTGCGCAACCACGCCCTCAGCAAGGTCAAGGAAGGCTTGGAGGTGATGGGCTTCCTTTTGGGGGAGGTGTTCACCTTCGAAGGCCGGGAGTACACCGTGGTCCGGGACGTGGCCACCACCGACCTGGAGGCCACCTCGGTCAGCGTAAGGTTCGACCCGGAGGGGTTCGAGACCCTCTTCGCCTCGCTGGAATGCGCCCGCTTCCGCTACGTGCTGGTGGGCTGGTACCATTCCCATCCCGGTCACAGATGCTTCCTCTCCTCGACGGACATCGCCACCCAAAGTGGGATGTTCGACCGGCCTTACCACACCGCGTTGGTCGTTGACCCCATACACCGGGAGATGGACGCGTTCTGCCTGAAAAAAGGAGAGGTGCGGCGACGCAAGTTCATGGTCTACTGGGACGAGTTCCAGAATCCCTATTACGGCGAGAGCGTCAGGTCCCGTAAGCTAAGCGATTAG
- the ppk1 gene encoding polyphosphate kinase 1 produces the protein MASRKNKDKKKNKPVTKAEAPASKLESSSSFLNREISWIGFHRRILEEALDERHPLLERVKFLAICGSNLDEFFMVRVSGLKRQLKKGALEFPPDGLTPLEQMEAINRELLPLLEAHGTCWYDDLLPKLKAQGILVHRIGDLDRGRREGLRDFFERMIFPALTPLALDFNQPFPFISNLSINLAVVVRHPQRGERYARVKVPLDLFPRFVPLPENGPGRVQDFVLLEDLVADNLDLLFPGMSIKEAHTFRITRDADIEITTDEAEDLLTAIEESVETRRIGSPTRLEVDNDMPEKMVELFTNKLGLHSLMVFRSHAPLALTTFWDLMAINRPDLKDNPFLPYVPPELVPEKDLMTAVDHRDRLFYHPYDSFVPLVTFLKQAAHDPQVLAIKITLYRIDKHSPIIDALMEARENGKAVAAVVELKARFDEENNIVWARALEQAGVHVVYGLLDLKVHAKLLLVVKRKGDDIVRYSHMSSGNYNAQTARIYGDIGYLTNDPDIGADVADLFNYLTGYAHKDRYRKLLVAPVTLKQEIIAKIDREAQRHLEHGDGYLAFKLNGLLDKEVVQALYRASNAGVRIDLNVRGLCALRPGVKGLSENIRQSSIVGRFLEHARIYYFRNGGEEEVFLGSSDLMPRNLNKRVEVLFPVLDESYKRMLVDVILPIHLRDNVKSRDMLPDGTYVKRKARKNEEKVDSQDWLIRNRGCWHKEG, from the coding sequence ATGGCCTCTCGCAAGAACAAGGATAAGAAGAAGAACAAGCCGGTGACGAAGGCTGAAGCGCCCGCCTCAAAGCTGGAATCATCCTCCTCTTTCCTGAACCGGGAGATCAGCTGGATCGGGTTCCATCGCCGTATACTCGAGGAGGCTTTGGATGAGCGGCACCCCCTTCTGGAGAGGGTCAAGTTCCTGGCCATCTGCGGCAGCAACCTGGACGAGTTCTTCATGGTGCGCGTGTCAGGGCTCAAGAGGCAGCTCAAAAAGGGGGCGCTGGAATTCCCGCCGGACGGCCTGACGCCTCTCGAGCAGATGGAGGCCATCAACCGCGAGCTCCTTCCTCTGTTAGAGGCACATGGCACCTGCTGGTACGACGACCTTCTGCCCAAGCTGAAGGCCCAGGGCATACTGGTGCACCGCATAGGGGACCTGGACCGGGGCCGTCGGGAGGGGCTGCGGGACTTCTTCGAGCGCATGATCTTCCCGGCGCTGACGCCACTGGCCCTGGACTTCAACCAACCTTTTCCGTTCATCTCCAACCTGAGCATAAACCTGGCCGTGGTGGTCCGGCACCCGCAGAGGGGCGAGCGCTACGCCAGGGTCAAGGTCCCCTTGGACCTCTTCCCCCGCTTCGTTCCCTTGCCGGAGAATGGTCCGGGACGGGTACAGGACTTCGTCCTACTGGAGGACCTGGTGGCGGACAACCTGGACCTGTTGTTCCCGGGGATGAGCATCAAGGAGGCGCACACCTTCCGCATCACCCGGGACGCGGACATCGAGATAACCACGGACGAGGCTGAGGACCTGCTCACGGCCATCGAGGAGAGCGTGGAGACCAGAAGGATCGGCTCCCCCACCCGCCTGGAGGTGGACAATGACATGCCAGAGAAGATGGTCGAGCTGTTCACCAACAAGCTTGGCCTGCATTCTCTGATGGTCTTTCGTTCGCACGCTCCGTTGGCCCTTACCACCTTCTGGGACCTGATGGCCATAAACCGTCCCGATCTGAAAGATAACCCCTTCCTTCCTTACGTGCCGCCGGAGCTGGTCCCGGAGAAGGACCTCATGACCGCCGTGGACCATCGGGACCGGCTGTTCTACCATCCCTATGACAGCTTCGTGCCCCTGGTCACCTTCCTCAAGCAGGCGGCCCACGACCCCCAGGTGCTGGCCATCAAGATAACCCTATACCGCATCGACAAGCATTCTCCCATCATCGATGCCCTGATGGAAGCGAGGGAGAACGGTAAGGCCGTGGCCGCGGTGGTGGAGCTCAAGGCCCGCTTCGACGAGGAGAACAACATCGTTTGGGCCCGGGCCTTGGAGCAGGCCGGGGTGCACGTGGTGTACGGACTACTGGATCTTAAGGTCCACGCCAAGCTCCTCCTGGTGGTCAAGCGCAAGGGCGACGATATCGTCCGCTACAGTCACATGAGCTCCGGGAACTACAACGCCCAGACCGCGCGGATCTATGGGGACATCGGATACCTGACCAACGATCCGGACATCGGCGCGGACGTGGCCGACCTGTTCAACTACCTGACTGGGTACGCCCACAAGGACCGATATCGCAAGTTGCTGGTGGCCCCGGTGACCCTTAAGCAGGAGATCATCGCTAAGATAGACCGCGAGGCCCAACGGCACCTAGAGCATGGGGACGGTTACCTGGCGTTCAAGCTCAATGGACTGCTGGACAAGGAGGTGGTCCAGGCGCTGTACCGGGCCTCGAACGCCGGGGTCCGTATCGATCTCAACGTGCGCGGGCTATGCGCCCTGCGGCCGGGGGTGAAGGGGCTGAGCGAGAACATCCGGCAGAGCAGCATAGTGGGCCGGTTCCTGGAGCATGCCCGCATCTACTACTTCAGGAACGGCGGGGAGGAGGAGGTCTTCCTGGGAAGCTCGGACCTCATGCCCCGCAACCTGAACAAACGTGTGGAGGTCCTGTTCCCAGTGCTGGACGAGAGCTACAAACGGATGCTGGTGGACGTCATATTGCCGATCCACCTGCGGGACAACGTGAAATCCCGGGACATGCTCCCCGACGGCACCTACGTCAAGCGCAAGGCTCGGAAGAACGAGGAAAAGGTCGATTCCCAGGATTGGCTCATCCGGAACCGCGGATGCTGGCACAAGGAGGGATGA
- a CDS encoding YfcE family phosphodiesterase yields MGRDELCQFGRQAARERLDALLEEVEGVHQGEDIEHVHRMRVASRRLRSALRIFGDCFKGKKGKRWRQAAKEVTTSLGQARDLDVQIDFLSGMEGAEDLQPLIAHLKEGRTAMQPAICALMDQLSDGSPLLELKVELEGGEDWNGPPAALRPYAYTHAAVAVEELFEHAHSVPVYSDWQGHHALRIAAKRLRYALEAFRKAYDDGLDEELRELKKMQDVVGELHDCDIWLQRIPLLRKELPAVEGALDHLQVRLEGRRKELHGRLMETWYALTQERFFYRLLEKLKGHGQEEVCPVNVALISDVHGNAAALRAVLAHARDRGVSAILHAGDAVGLPEPDLAIDMLRGADVMSVSGNMDRDALEARQRKTSADAQLGSLVDAMKERSWDWIESLPKEVRLDICGRTLFMTHAAPDDEQDKLLPGTPESRLEDIAQEVKADVIVTGHSHVPMEREVSRTLFVNPGSVGRPRNGPKASYATLTFPELQLQHHLVEYDASGTAEEVRTLGLNDLAEDIAHGHQDDRTVAVGEWAMSLHPDQVHVEQVRTMTMLLFDQTHGLHRLKEGDRELLELAALVHDVGWSQGREGHQRRSLDLVMKADLPLDCREKMIVGCVARYHGTRAPRDTDRVFRDLKEGERKRVRKMSALLALADSLDRGHDSRVAGVSMAVGRKEVRLQLKGVGTFELEREWVGRKKGQFERAFKRRVRIGQ; encoded by the coding sequence TTGGGACGGGATGAGCTGTGCCAGTTCGGCCGTCAGGCCGCCCGGGAACGCCTCGACGCCCTGCTGGAGGAGGTCGAGGGGGTCCACCAGGGGGAGGACATCGAGCACGTACACCGCATGCGCGTGGCCTCCCGGCGCCTGCGTTCTGCCCTGAGGATATTCGGAGATTGCTTCAAGGGGAAGAAGGGCAAGCGTTGGCGGCAGGCGGCCAAGGAGGTCACCACATCCTTGGGGCAAGCCCGGGACCTGGACGTGCAGATCGATTTCCTCAGCGGGATGGAGGGGGCCGAGGACCTCCAGCCCCTGATAGCGCACCTGAAGGAGGGGCGGACCGCAATGCAACCGGCGATATGCGCCCTCATGGACCAGCTATCAGATGGCAGCCCGCTGCTGGAACTGAAGGTCGAACTGGAGGGAGGGGAGGATTGGAACGGACCGCCTGCCGCCCTGCGCCCCTACGCCTATACCCACGCGGCCGTGGCCGTGGAGGAGCTCTTCGAGCACGCCCATTCCGTCCCGGTCTACAGCGACTGGCAGGGACATCACGCCCTGCGCATAGCGGCGAAGAGGCTGCGCTACGCGCTGGAGGCCTTCAGGAAAGCTTACGATGACGGGCTGGACGAGGAGCTGCGCGAGCTGAAGAAGATGCAGGACGTGGTAGGCGAACTGCACGATTGCGACATCTGGCTGCAACGGATCCCCCTCCTGAGGAAGGAGCTCCCCGCTGTAGAAGGGGCGTTGGACCACTTACAGGTGCGACTGGAGGGACGGCGGAAGGAACTGCACGGGCGGCTCATGGAGACCTGGTACGCCCTGACCCAGGAGCGCTTCTTCTATCGCCTGCTGGAGAAGCTGAAGGGGCATGGCCAGGAGGAGGTCTGCCCGGTCAATGTGGCCTTGATCTCCGACGTGCACGGGAACGCAGCGGCGCTGCGAGCGGTGCTGGCCCACGCCCGGGACCGCGGGGTCTCAGCCATATTGCACGCTGGCGATGCCGTGGGCCTGCCAGAGCCGGACCTGGCCATAGACATGCTGCGGGGGGCGGACGTTATGAGCGTCTCCGGCAACATGGACCGCGATGCGCTCGAGGCCCGACAGAGGAAGACGAGCGCGGACGCCCAGCTCGGCTCGTTGGTAGACGCCATGAAGGAAAGGAGCTGGGATTGGATTGAGTCCCTGCCTAAAGAGGTGCGCCTGGACATCTGCGGTCGCACCCTGTTCATGACCCACGCCGCCCCCGACGACGAGCAGGACAAGCTGCTCCCCGGCACCCCTGAATCGCGCCTCGAGGACATCGCCCAGGAGGTCAAGGCGGACGTGATAGTCACCGGCCATTCCCATGTACCCATGGAGAGGGAGGTGTCCCGCACCCTGTTCGTTAACCCCGGGAGCGTGGGCCGACCCAGGAACGGGCCCAAGGCCTCCTACGCCACCTTGACCTTCCCTGAGCTGCAGCTGCAGCACCATCTGGTGGAGTACGACGCCAGCGGGACGGCCGAGGAGGTGCGGACGTTGGGACTGAACGACCTGGCTGAGGATATCGCCCACGGGCATCAGGATGATCGGACGGTCGCGGTGGGCGAATGGGCCATGTCCCTGCACCCGGACCAGGTGCACGTGGAGCAGGTGAGGACCATGACCATGCTTCTCTTCGACCAGACCCACGGGCTGCACCGGCTGAAGGAAGGCGACCGTGAGCTGCTGGAGCTGGCCGCCCTGGTGCATGACGTGGGATGGAGCCAGGGCAGAGAAGGCCATCAGAGGCGCTCCTTGGACCTGGTCATGAAGGCCGACCTGCCTTTGGACTGCCGGGAGAAGATGATCGTAGGCTGCGTGGCCCGCTATCACGGAACGCGAGCCCCGCGGGACACCGACCGGGTGTTCAGGGACCTGAAGGAAGGCGAGCGGAAACGGGTCCGCAAGATGTCCGCGCTGCTGGCGCTGGCCGACTCATTGGACCGGGGGCATGATTCCCGGGTCGCCGGTGTCTCCATGGCCGTGGGGAGGAAGGAGGTCCGGCTGCAGCTCAAGGGCGTGGGGACCTTCGAACTGGAGAGGGAATGGGTGGGGCGCAAGAAAGGGCAGTTCGAAAGGGCGTTCAAGAGGAGGGTCCGAATTGGCCAATGA
- a CDS encoding SIS domain-containing protein translates to MKDTTVYILEEVKRTIEKVDEIVISQIIEALASSPKIFIYGVGRSGLVGKSFAVRLVQIGLNVHFVGDTTTPIVEKDDLVFIISNTGETMSAVQTANIVRRIGAVVITITGSRHSKLGIASNIVMELVQPRDDQKKRMAPLGTIFELSSMVMLDSMVPLLMQRLQQDETSLRRRHAIWV, encoded by the coding sequence TTGAAGGACACCACCGTCTACATCCTGGAAGAGGTCAAGCGGACCATCGAGAAGGTGGACGAGATCGTCATCTCGCAGATCATTGAGGCCCTAGCCTCCTCGCCCAAGATATTCATCTACGGGGTGGGACGGTCCGGATTGGTCGGCAAGTCCTTCGCCGTGCGCCTAGTGCAGATTGGGCTGAACGTACACTTCGTCGGTGACACCACCACCCCCATAGTGGAGAAGGACGATCTAGTGTTCATCATATCCAACACCGGGGAGACCATGTCCGCGGTGCAGACCGCCAACATCGTGCGCCGCATCGGCGCGGTGGTCATAACGATCACTGGAAGCCGTCATTCCAAACTGGGCATCGCCAGCAACATAGTCATGGAGCTGGTGCAGCCCCGGGACGATCAGAAGAAGCGCATGGCCCCCCTGGGAACGATCTTCGAGCTCTCCAGCATGGTCATGCTTGATTCCATGGTCCCTCTGCTCATGCAACGCCTGCAACAGGACGAGACCTCGCTGAGGCGCCGGCACGCTATCTGGGTGTGA
- a CDS encoding Ppx/GppA phosphatase family protein yields MANEVDKGKVVAFLDVGTNSVRLLVVRINLNRSYTVISEQKEMVRLGETEFQDGLLKENAIERAVRVLKNFCDLSRTYGATEFVAMATSATREASNRMELIERMKETTGVELKIISGLEEARLIYLGVSSGHHLGRKTALFVDIGGGSTELILGDQREYTYLESMKVGAIRLTAMFVKKPEGSVSDETLSKMRKYIKSSLVRAKKEILQNKVGLAFGSSGTIMNLGDILAKQDGLHPGVIRHTQLKKLVSQLAPLDLAGRQKVPGINPERADIIVAGALILETVMDELKITEIAVSGRSMRDGMLMDYLGRLEEFPGFRELSVRERSVIQLGRNCSVDEEHARWVTTIALELYDSAVKKGLHGLGKGERELLRHAAFLHDVGDFISYNDHHLHSQYIINHAELLGFSSREVQIMANLAKYHRKRMPKERSVDLRGLDDADKMAVVRLSTLLRMAESLDRSHSNLVQSVRFSKVTKGSVRLIVTASGDPQLEMWRLEEDRKTFKKAFGKELTVMLNRTEE; encoded by the coding sequence TTGGCCAATGAGGTGGACAAGGGAAAGGTGGTGGCCTTTCTGGACGTTGGTACCAACTCCGTCCGGCTCCTGGTGGTGCGCATCAACCTCAACCGCTCGTACACCGTCATAAGCGAGCAAAAGGAGATGGTGCGGCTGGGGGAGACAGAGTTCCAGGACGGGCTGCTGAAGGAGAATGCCATAGAGAGAGCGGTGAGGGTGTTGAAGAACTTCTGCGACCTCTCGCGCACCTACGGGGCGACCGAGTTCGTGGCCATGGCCACCTCCGCCACCCGCGAGGCCTCCAACCGCATGGAGCTGATCGAGCGGATGAAGGAGACCACCGGCGTGGAGCTGAAGATCATCTCCGGGCTGGAGGAGGCGCGGCTGATCTATCTTGGAGTGTCCAGCGGACACCATCTCGGTCGGAAGACCGCCCTTTTCGTGGACATCGGCGGGGGCAGCACCGAGCTGATCCTCGGTGACCAGAGGGAATACACCTACCTAGAGAGCATGAAGGTGGGGGCCATCCGCCTGACCGCCATGTTCGTCAAGAAGCCTGAGGGGTCGGTTTCTGACGAGACCCTCAGCAAGATGCGCAAGTACATCAAGAGCTCGCTGGTCCGGGCGAAGAAGGAGATCTTGCAGAACAAGGTGGGCCTGGCCTTCGGCAGCTCGGGCACCATCATGAACCTGGGGGACATCCTTGCCAAGCAGGATGGCCTGCACCCAGGGGTGATCCGCCACACCCAGTTGAAGAAGCTGGTCTCGCAATTGGCGCCTTTGGACCTAGCGGGCCGGCAGAAGGTCCCGGGCATCAACCCGGAGAGGGCGGACATCATCGTGGCCGGGGCATTGATACTCGAAACGGTGATGGACGAGCTGAAGATCACCGAGATAGCCGTCAGCGGACGCAGCATGCGGGACGGCATGCTGATGGACTACCTGGGGAGACTGGAGGAGTTCCCGGGCTTCCGCGAGCTGTCGGTGAGAGAGAGGAGCGTCATACAGCTGGGGCGGAACTGCTCGGTGGACGAGGAGCACGCCCGGTGGGTGACCACGATCGCCCTCGAGCTGTACGACAGCGCGGTCAAGAAAGGTCTGCACGGGCTGGGCAAAGGCGAGAGGGAGCTGCTGCGCCACGCCGCCTTCCTGCACGACGTCGGGGATTTCATCTCGTACAACGACCATCACCTGCACTCCCAATACATCATCAATCACGCCGAACTGCTGGGCTTTTCCAGCCGGGAGGTGCAGATCATGGCCAACCTGGCCAAGTACCACCGCAAGCGCATGCCCAAGGAGCGCTCGGTGGACCTAAGGGGGTTGGACGACGCGGATAAGATGGCGGTAGTACGCCTGTCCACCCTCCTGCGCATGGCCGAGAGCCTGGACCGGTCGCATTCCAATCTGGTGCAGAGCGTGCGCTTCAGCAAGGTGACCAAGGGTTCGGTGCGCCTGATCGTCACTGCCAGCGGCGACCCTCAGTTGGAGATGTGGCGCCTGGAGGAGGACCGCAAGACCTTCAAGAAGGCGTTCGGAAAGGAACTGACGGTGATGCTCAACCGGACAGAAGAATAA
- a CDS encoding sugar phosphate nucleotidyltransferase: MKALILAAGEGTRLRPLTSNIPKPLLTLAGRPYLAHLVQALKDAGIKEQYLLVGWKSNRVKEFFGDGQQMGVDLTYLEQKERLGTANAVGVAEGAIDDDFICVNGDVVMAPESLGELVLAFSKDRTTFMGTVEVAEPQHFGVVEHKGKRLVRIVEKPAIPTSNLINGGVFGLTPEVFSYIHRTERSPRGEFEFTDTLNMMAAEGEVLVRRIKGEWMDVGYPWELLKANEFLMGRIKRDVRGTVEEGAVLKGEVVVEEGATVRSGSYIEGPVYISKGCDIGPNCYIRPCTCLGEGVRVGSAVEIKNSIIMKGTHVPHHNYIGDSVIGERCNFGAGTKVANLRFDDRTVRVSAKGQLMSSGRRKLGVIMGDDVKTGINAMIEPGTIIWEGSIIGMGALARGDVRPKSRVF, translated from the coding sequence ATGAAGGCACTCATCCTAGCCGCCGGCGAAGGCACCCGCCTGAGACCGCTTACCAGCAACATACCCAAGCCGCTCTTGACCCTGGCCGGAAGGCCGTACCTGGCCCATCTGGTGCAGGCCCTCAAGGACGCGGGGATAAAGGAGCAGTACCTCCTGGTGGGCTGGAAGAGCAACCGGGTCAAGGAGTTCTTCGGGGACGGGCAGCAGATGGGCGTGGACCTCACCTACCTGGAGCAGAAGGAGAGGCTGGGGACGGCCAACGCCGTGGGGGTGGCGGAGGGAGCGATCGACGATGATTTCATCTGCGTGAACGGGGACGTGGTCATGGCCCCGGAGTCCCTGGGAGAGCTGGTGTTGGCGTTCTCCAAGGACCGCACCACCTTCATGGGAACGGTGGAGGTGGCCGAGCCACAGCACTTCGGCGTCGTGGAGCACAAGGGAAAGAGGTTGGTGCGAATAGTGGAGAAGCCGGCGATCCCCACGTCCAACCTCATCAACGGGGGCGTTTTCGGCCTGACCCCGGAGGTGTTCAGCTACATTCATCGGACGGAGCGGTCCCCGCGGGGCGAGTTCGAGTTCACCGACACCCTGAACATGATGGCCGCGGAGGGCGAGGTGCTGGTGCGGCGCATCAAGGGCGAGTGGATGGACGTGGGCTATCCCTGGGAGCTGCTTAAGGCCAACGAGTTCCTGATGGGGCGCATAAAAAGGGACGTCCGGGGGACGGTGGAGGAGGGGGCGGTGCTCAAGGGCGAGGTGGTCGTAGAGGAAGGCGCGACAGTGCGCAGCGGCAGCTACATCGAGGGCCCGGTCTACATCTCCAAGGGCTGCGACATCGGGCCCAATTGCTACATACGGCCCTGCACCTGCCTGGGCGAAGGGGTCAGGGTAGGCAGCGCGGTGGAGATCAAGAACTCCATAATAATGAAGGGAACGCACGTGCCCCATCACAATTACATTGGGGACAGCGTCATCGGGGAGCGCTGCAACTTCGGCGCCGGGACCAAGGTGGCCAACCTGCGCTTCGACGACCGCACGGTCCGGGTCTCGGCGAAGGGACAGCTGATGAGCAGCGGCAGGCGCAAGCTGGGGGTCATCATGGGAGACGATGTCAAGACGGGCATCAACGCCATGATCGAACCGGGAACGATCATCTGGGAAGGCAGCATCATTGGTATGGGAGCCTTGGCCCGAGG
- the glmM gene encoding phosphoglucosamine mutase has product MGLFGSSGIRGVVGKDIDAALCVKIGRAVGTMADRVVIGKDPRTSGDLLVSALTAGLLEAGAEPYRAGMVPTPTLACAASHFDCGLMVTASHNPPEYNGVKMWNPDGSAFDKEQEDEVERSITSGGRSADWRSMFQEQPWEGAIDEHIAKVTKDVGPVERSLIIDCGCGATGPVSPRLFGELGCHVVSLNAKPDGHFPGRPSEPSEENLKELMGLCRVRGVVGIAHDGDGDRMVAVDEKGRYVSGDRLLALFASLMKVKAMAAPVDASMVLDDIVGRPITRTRVGDAFVSDALKKGGLPFGGEPSGAFIFPRVNFCPDGMLAGAHLLRLLNGRPLWEVVDGLPSYPSARDSFKFEARDREKVQVRLAEKMGSIEGRLSTVDGFRVDLGRGWLLARLSGTEPKLRLTAEARNLKDLEDIMRMGRSVVERVLG; this is encoded by the coding sequence ATGGGCCTGTTCGGTTCCTCGGGCATCCGCGGGGTGGTGGGAAAGGACATAGACGCCGCGCTGTGCGTCAAGATCGGCCGGGCGGTGGGCACCATGGCCGACAGAGTTGTCATCGGCAAGGACCCTCGGACCAGTGGCGACCTTCTGGTGAGCGCCTTGACGGCCGGGCTCCTTGAGGCCGGAGCCGAGCCCTACAGGGCAGGGATGGTTCCCACCCCGACCTTGGCCTGCGCCGCCTCCCACTTCGACTGCGGGCTCATGGTCACCGCCTCCCACAACCCTCCGGAGTACAACGGGGTGAAGATGTGGAACCCCGACGGCAGCGCCTTTGACAAGGAACAGGAGGACGAGGTGGAGAGATCGATCACCTCCGGCGGCAGATCGGCCGACTGGAGGTCCATGTTCCAAGAGCAGCCGTGGGAGGGGGCCATCGATGAGCACATTGCCAAGGTGACGAAGGATGTCGGTCCGGTGGAGCGTTCCTTGATCATCGACTGCGGCTGTGGGGCCACCGGACCGGTGAGCCCCCGGCTATTCGGGGAACTGGGCTGCCATGTCGTATCCCTTAACGCCAAGCCGGACGGACATTTCCCCGGCCGCCCGTCCGAACCTTCGGAGGAGAACCTGAAGGAGCTGATGGGACTGTGCCGCGTCAGGGGCGTTGTGGGAATAGCCCATGACGGGGACGGTGACCGCATGGTGGCCGTGGACGAGAAGGGCCGGTACGTCAGCGGGGACCGCCTGCTGGCGCTCTTCGCTTCCCTCATGAAGGTGAAGGCGATGGCTGCCCCGGTGGACGCCTCGATGGTCCTGGACGACATCGTCGGGCGGCCGATCACCCGCACCCGGGTGGGCGACGCCTTCGTCTCCGACGCCTTGAAGAAGGGCGGGCTGCCCTTCGGCGGAGAGCCCTCCGGGGCGTTCATCTTTCCCCGGGTCAACTTCTGCCCGGACGGGATGTTGGCCGGGGCCCATCTCCTCAGGCTCCTGAACGGGAGGCCGTTGTGGGAGGTGGTGGACGGGCTGCCCAGCTACCCCTCGGCCCGGGACTCCTTCAAGTTCGAGGCTCGGGACCGCGAGAAGGTCCAGGTCAGGCTGGCCGAGAAGATGGGGTCGATCGAGGGCCGGCTCTCCACGGTCGACGGCTTCCGGGTGGACCTGGGCCGGGGCTGGCTGTTGGCACGCCTGTCCGGTACGGAGCCCAAGCTCCGACTGACCGCCGAGGCTCGGAACCTGAAGGACCTAGAGGACATCATGCGGATGGGAAGGTCCGTGGTCGAGCGGGTCTTAGGCTGA
- a CDS encoding ThiF family adenylyltransferase, translating to MLVPMDALIRPGDVDTDRLDRTRRIDWVDIGRVQGSRVLVVGAGALGNEAVKDLVLFGFQHVDVLDMDRVVRSNLNRCVLFREGDQSTGRGKSDLVAERARELDPSSEVRPLFGTVQSLGPKEMAAYDVILGCLDNVAARLHLNANSYHAGVPYIDGGTDGFRGRVQVVVPPSTPCLQCSMNRSHYKVMERRFSCTGQDTVFYQPKMAAEITTTSVIAAMQVREAVKLLSGKDVVCNTVYYDGLTGNCETLTLDRDPECPVHLTAPLS from the coding sequence ATGCTGGTGCCCATGGACGCCCTGATCCGCCCCGGGGACGTGGACACCGACCGCTTGGACCGGACCAGACGCATCGACTGGGTCGACATCGGGAGGGTGCAGGGATCGAGGGTGCTGGTGGTCGGCGCCGGAGCCCTGGGCAACGAGGCGGTCAAGGACCTGGTGCTCTTCGGCTTCCAGCACGTGGACGTGCTGGACATGGACCGCGTGGTCCGCTCCAACCTGAACCGCTGCGTTCTATTTCGCGAGGGGGACCAGTCCACCGGAAGGGGCAAGTCCGATCTGGTGGCGGAGAGGGCCAGGGAGCTCGATCCCTCGTCCGAGGTCAGACCTTTGTTCGGGACGGTGCAATCTCTGGGGCCGAAGGAGATGGCAGCCTACGACGTGATCCTCGGGTGCTTGGACAACGTGGCCGCCCGTCTGCACCTCAACGCCAATTCCTACCACGCCGGCGTCCCTTACATCGACGGAGGGACGGACGGCTTCCGGGGCCGAGTGCAGGTGGTGGTCCCCCCATCGACCCCCTGCCTGCAATGCTCCATGAATCGCAGCCACTACAAGGTGATGGAACGGAGGTTCAGCTGCACCGGACAGGACACGGTGTTCTACCAGCCCAAGATGGCAGCGGAGATAACCACCACCAGCGTCATCGCCGCCATGCAGGTCCGGGAGGCGGTCAAGTTGCTCTCCGGAAAGGACGTGGTCTGTAACACGGTCTATTACGATGGACTGACAGGGAACTGCGAGACCCTCACCTTGGACCGGGACCCCGAATGCCCGGTCCATCTGACCGCGCCATTATCATAA